From the genome of Ostrinia nubilalis chromosome 1, ilOstNubi1.1, whole genome shotgun sequence:
GGTATACTAAACGAAAAccatgtggaaatcattgggggaggcctatgttcagtagtggtcctgtgactgaaataatgatgatgataccaaACGGACACTCTATTCCTGAATTAAGGTTGCTGAATTAGGCCCAGTGGGACAGGCTTATTGAAAAAGTTTAGTAACACAATAATACTCAGGGCAAtagaaaactaaattaataatatctAGCCGCagtttgctattaaacgcaaggTTAAGTCTAGGCGCAGACTACAAAtatttgtcggccgatagtcgGGTCGGGCTGTAAATCAgaatggacatgtatgaaagtgcgcacatacaaattagaatcgggcccaactatcggtcaTCTAAAAGTCTGTAGAATCCGGGgagtcttaggctgggttgcaccatcttactttaactttgacaaacatacaaaaaacatcggttatcgttaaagttaaggtcaaaattaggtggtgcaactcaaccttagtcTTAGCTCGTTATAAGCAATGCTACGTTCTCCGAGCTAGCTTAGCTTGCAGTGTGCTCTAGACTTAAAATTAGTCATGACTCATAGACTTGATGAATTCCATATATGGGATTAATGTGAAATATTTAAGAGCtctacattaatttaatttcagaatagAATTATGAGAATTTAacaattttcaaaatcaaaatctttatgtagtatttaacttaaattatattattgatgTCTTTTAGAAAGCTGATTAGGtatattgaataataatttgtaaCTAAGAAATTGTTTTTTGAAAATCTGTTAACGATTTAACTATCGGGGCGGCACTAGTGTAGTGATATAATTTAATTCGAGCTTACGGTCAACCTTATCAAATTGAAGATATCTTGTTATAGGCAATAAACACCGAGCATTTATTCTGTTGAAGCTATCAAATCTATATTAACCAATCAAAAATAAAAGGcgcaataaaattttaaagcaCGCTTTTTTAGATGGTTATACACTAACACCAAAATTGAGCTACTGTGGGCGAGTTTACTATAAAGATTGAAATTTAGTTCGTAGCACGCAGTTATATTTGATTTGgaagtaattaaattattaggACTACTAAATAAAGAGCTGGCAACGGATTTCACTATCATAATATTAATCCAATTAAGTTGTTTGATGGATTTTTGcattataaagtaaatatacaaGCAAACTGGACATTATAATTGATTATGATTTCGCAAGTTTCCTGTTAAAATGCCAGAAAAAGGACAATGATTTGTGGAttaggtatgtaggtaggtgTATTTTATGTTTCCTTTATccagtttgaatatttttgccATTATTGATGTTTTTGGATGCAATGaactaacaataaaaaatatgaatagaGTAGAATTAATAAGACCAGCGAAGAGGCTTCAGATTGAATGCCAATATGTATTACTAGCTTCCCCCCCACGGCTTTACCCGAGGGTCGAGtggattttaataaattatagctATTCTTTGCTATAAATAGCTATGCATTGTAGATTACTTAACATTTAATGACTGAGACTAACTTTGGATTTGATCTCATTCTCATCTGATGGCTCATATGCCAATGAGATAGAAATAAGATGATAACAGCTAAGTCAGAAAATGTCTAATTTTCTGGAAATTTAATGTTAAACCGAGTATTTATATACGAGTAAGAAGTACTTGTACATGAAGTCATATAGGTACTGAATGATAATTTTGATTATTTACAAGCGCAagataataaaacataatatgtACAGAGTACACTATTTATCTTATTTTCTAGAAGAGAAGAGGCGTAGGTAACGAGGCTTTCTTTCCTAAAAAGCAAGTAACTTGGTAGGATTTTTCTGTTACTTTTTAGTAACAAAATCATTGCCTTTGCCAACCTTTTCAACATTAGAAACctaaaaatgataaataattgATTCTATTATACCTTAATTACATATCCAATATCTGTTTCCGATAATACTTAGCCCGCATCTATCATACAATGATTGGTAAACATTTATAATTACTTTGCGTTTATTCAGTAAgttcattaataaaaaatatcatctaATAAAAATCCTTCTCTCTAAGGGACCCTTAGGTATcatatgttcgttcgttcgtttcagccgaaagacgtccactgctggacaaagacctcccccaaagACGTATCATATGTAGTAAAggaaaattaaaggaaaattaaaggaaaattattttagtaaaactaacattaaaaaaactaatggaCTGCTAACTTTAAATGTAACTGTGAGCCCTGTAACATCATTAATgatggtttaattttttttaaataaatagtattaCCAAACTAAATGTAAACCGAATGAAATAAGTTGGGGCACCTAAAAATACAACAAGAGGGATGAAATTAAAGGCTTGGCAATAATATGTTCACTACAAGAGTTAACTTAATAGTAACTCAGTTTAACCTTACTTAAAGTAACTGTTAACTACTGTTTTTCGTTAAGCTATTATTGTATATGAacagttaggttaggttagcaccatcttactttaactttaacaaacgtcaaaaatctgtcaaactccatacaaaaaacaccggttatcgtcatagttacggtcaaatttgggtggtgcaactcagccttagagtaaCAATGATACCTAAAACTCTATGAAGAATTTATTATTGAATCTGCCTAAATTGCTACTCATTAAATCTCTCATCACTAGTTAGTTGACTTCTAATTGTGTCTTATCTGTATGCGGGGCGACCCCCATACAATCTTATAATGATATAACATAAGTTATTAATTATAGTAATTAATATAcagcttttttaaataaacagttAAATTATAATCATGGAAATCTTCAATGAGAGCTTTAGTCAAAGTTGTACAggtaaattttgaatttgtttccaattaattaaattatgttattactattttgaatttttttttgtaaagtagGCAATATTAATTAGTCTAATACACAAAATTGatgatattgaaataaaaaactcGTGGTGCAATTACCGTTAATATCGTTTTATTACACAAAGCAAAGACAAAGAAACGATTTTTTGTCtgcgtaaataatttcttcactTGTAAGTGATAgataattatacctacttaggtacttaaTTCTTACACAAAACCAatgattttattgtaaaaaaagcTGGTAATAGAAGACAGGACTTGTATCTTATTCTTgcacattattttgtattgccCATTTTTGACTCTTGTTTTAAgtacaaaaagttacaatatattatttaaaaatatgtaatgttattttgtttatcTAAAAAGATTCAACACGATCAAACGGTaccattttaaatatttgaaagtaCGGGACCATAAAAGGAAGTTTTGAAAGCACTTAAGTCTAATTTTGTGGTTTAAATCATGTTTAATTGACTTCTACTGTGTGTGACAACTGAGAAAGTTGTGTAAAATTGTTCAACTAATTATTAAATGAGACTAAACTGAGCTCTTATTTTCGCACTTTTTCATTGTTCgtaatatacctactcgtatttgcaTACCCTTATTGTTTAAAGTTTTGGTTTCCCAGccgtaaaattaaatatttgtgcCTCTTTTTCTCAATTAAAGAGAAAGACCTACCTATTATGTAGGATACCTAcgtaatacattttattatagtAAGGGTTTCTGAAAGTATGGCCTACCGTCCTAGGATACACAACGTGATAAAATTTTGTCGATGATTTTATAAGTCAAATGTATGGGTTTatcacgtaaaatcgataaaatgcctcgataaacgtttatcatggcgcgcatcctaaGCCTACAGCAATATCACTCCAACAGTCTTAATTCACAATCATATTtatcagcgccatctattggtagACTTACATAAATTGATTAAGCTTAAAGGATGGATGGTTCATTGAAATTCTTTCATCCATCTAAAATAAGACATGAGTACCGTTGTTATAAGAACTTTTCATAGTCAACCATCAATATATTTGTAAACCAGTACACAGTCATTCTTGGTATCGAACCAAGGACCTTGAATCCAAGTCTACCGAAAACTGCGGTTAACTCTCATGATATCGAGTCACATTGTAAatgaaatagaaaataattataaaagacTTACCATTCATGAATTAAGCGTATAATGTGAAAATTGACTGGTGTCCCTCCACGTCCACAACGGTGGAAGGCAGGACTGCTGCAGGCCGGCCAGCAGCTCGGCGTGGTAGCGCTGCGCCGCCAGCAGGTACGGCGCCGGCGGCAGCGGCAGCGGGCAGTGCGGCGGCatcggcggcggcgccggcggcgaGGGCGACAGCCGCCGCGGCTCCGGCTCCAGCAGCGCGTCGATCGTGAACGCGCGCCGCGGCCTCGGACACGCCGGCAGCAGCGCCGCCGTATCAGGACCCTCCACTGGCTCCGGGCTCGGCCGCGAACACAACGCAGCCGGCGAATACAAACTCCCGTTGTGCATACTCCCACCCGGCGCACCCGCCTGCCTCGCCAGAAAAGCTCTGTTGAAACTCGCCAGCGCTGCCAGCTCAGCGTTCAGACTGTCCTTCTCCCCTTTGTGCAGCTTAAACCTCTTCCTTCTCCTCAGCAGCGAGCCGTTCTCGAACATGTCGAAGGCCTGCGGGTGCAGCGTCCAGTAGGCGCCCTTGCCGGGCCGGTCGGGCCGCCGCGGCACCTTCACGAAGCAGTCGTTGAACGAGAGGTTGTGCCGCAGCGAGTTCTGCCAGCGCTGCGTGTTGCGCCGGTAGTACGGGAACCGGTCGGTGATGAACCTGTAGATCTCCGACAGCGGCAGCATGCGCTCCGGGGAGCTCCAGATGGCCATGGCGGTCAGGGCGATATATGAGAACGGTGGTTTCTGATCTCCATATGACTCACGTGTGGGACGAGGCATCGTTTCGCACAGAGCTTTTCGCAATGTCAATTTGATAAGTCacctttattttgtaaattttcaGGCAACACGTCTCTCACAACGGAGTGGAAGATAAGGACTGGGTGTGCGAGCGAGACTGCGGCGCGTGGCGGGAGTGGCCTGGCCGCCGGCGCCGCCCCGCGCGCCTCGGCCAATGGCGGCCCGCAgtgtttgtttgttgtttttgtCGGCTCCGGACCCGTTACAGAGGAATTTAAATTGTTATCACGTTTACATTATACAAAATTTATTCGACACCGACAACACTTGAGCTTGTTTCGAAATTGCAATGATTAAAGAAGTAGGGTACTTATCGATGCTGTGtgcgagagagagagagagagaaagttGAAATGATTGGAGATGATCTTTATTAATATGTAGGTGGTTAAGCAGAGGTTGCAGCGAAACTATAATGGCTGACGTTGATTGA
Proteins encoded in this window:
- the LOC135076091 gene encoding fork head domain-containing protein FD4-like encodes the protein MPRPTRESYGDQKPPFSYIALTAMAIWSSPERMLPLSEIYRFITDRFPYYRRNTQRWQNSLRHNLSFNDCFVKVPRRPDRPGKGAYWTLHPQAFDMFENGSLLRRRKRFKLHKGEKDSLNAELAALASFNRAFLARQAGAPGGSMHNGSLYSPAALCSRPSPEPVEGPDTAALLPACPRPRRAFTIDALLEPEPRRLSPSPPAPPPMPPHCPLPLPPAPYLLAAQRYHAELLAGLQQSCLPPLWTWRDTSQFSHYTLNS